The Longimicrobiaceae bacterium sequence GATCATGCGGACGCTGTATGGGTTGATCAGACCCAGCCCGCTGCCGATCGGCGAGGCGAGCGGCATGACCGCCGCGCAGCCGGCATCCTCCAGCCGGAGGGCGGTGATGAGGTCGTCGTTGGTGTACGCGAGCACGGTGAAGCCATCGGCTACCAGCTCGCGTGCCGCCACCAGGGTGGCCTCCACATCGGGGAGGAGCGTCTCGGGATCGCCGATCACCTCGAGCTTCACCCAGTCGGTGAAGCCGGCGGCGCGCGCGAGCCGGGCGTACCGTATCGCGTCCTCGGCCGTGTAGCACCCCGCGGTATTCGGGAGCAGCAGGTATTTCTCAGGATCGAGGTGGTAGAGGATTCCGTCCTCCTTCGTTCGATCCAGGTCGACCCGCCTCACCGCGACCGTCACGACCTCCGCGCCGGAGGCGGCGATCGCCTCCACCATCTCGGTGTTCGTACGGTATTTCCCGGTCCCCACCATCAGCCGCGAGCGCAGCGGACGGCCGGCGATGACCAGCCGGTCGTCGAGCAGGCTGGCCGCGGTGCTTCGGAACTCCGTCGTCGTTGCCATACAGATATGTTTGCTGCTGGGAAGCTCCTGCTGGATCGCGGCTCAACCGCCGCCGACGAAATGCACCAACTCGAGCACGTCACCTTCCTCTACCGGCACCTCCGCATAGCGGTCGCGTCGCAGAATGTCTCCGTTGCGCTCGACCACGACCATCTCCGGCTTGAGGTCGAGGTGCTCCAGGAGCCCGCGCACCGTCACCCCGGACGGCACCTCACGTTCTTCCCCGTTCAGAACGACTTCGATCGATTCGGTCAATTCCTGACGTCCCCGTCAATACAGTGGCTCGATGCCTCAATACAATGCTTCGATGAAGCGGCGCACCGCCTCGCGAGGATGCTCCGCATTCCACACCCCCCGGATCACCGCCACGCCCCATGCCCCGGCCCGCACCACCTCGGGCACGCGGTCGAGTGTCACGCCGCCGATCCCGATGACCGGGATCTCGCCGCGCGCGGCTTCCCTCAACCAGTCCGGCCCACTTCCCCGGCGCCCGGGATGCGAGGGAGTGTCGTAGAGGGTCCCCGCCAGCAGGTAGTCCGCTCCCGCAAGGGCTGCTCGATGAGCCTCCTCCGCCGTGTGCACCGAAGCGCCCAGCAGTCGATCGGGCCCCAGCAGGCGGCGCGCATCCTCCGGCGGCAGCCCTCGGGCGCCCAGGTGGACGCCCGCGGCACCCGCCGCGACAGCCACGTCGGCGCGGTCGTTGACGATGAGGGGCGAACCCGTGCTCGCGGCCACCGATGCCAGCACCTCCGCCAGCCGGAAGACCGCTCGCCCCCCGGACCGGGGGGCACGCAGGTGGAAGGCAACCCGCTCCGCCCCCGCCGCCAGGATCGCGTGAGCCACCTCGAGGAAGTCGTCCCGGGCGACCACCTCGTCATCGGTGACGACATGCAGCTTCGGGAGCTCCTTCCCGGCCACGAATGTACTAGCGAAGGCGATCGCCGGCGCGGATGCCGCGGCCGATCACCCATTCGCCCGCGCTCATGCGCCGCTTACCGGCAGGCTGGACCTCCCGGATCCGCACCGCGTCCTCCCCCGCCGCCACCAGGATCCCCACTTCCGGGTCGGCCTCCAGCACCAGCCCTGGCTCTCCCTGATGCACCTCCACACGCGGCGAGAACAGCTTCACCGTGGTCCCGTTCAGCTCGCTCCAGGCGCCCGGCACGCTGTCCAGTCCCCGGATCCAGCGTGCCAGTTCGACGGCCGGAAGGGACCAGTCGAGGCGAGCCGTTTCCCGCTCGATCTTGGGCGCGTAGGTCGCCCGCTCGTCCTCCTGCGGGCGCATCTCGGCGCTCCCCGCGTCGATCATCGCCAACGCTTCCACGAGCGCCTCCGCGCCGATCTCGGACAGCCGCATCGCCAGCTCCGAGGCGGACTCGTCCGGCCGGATCGGCTCCTGCACCGCGTGCACGATCGGCCCGGAATCCAGTCCCTCGTCCATCTTCATGATGGTCACGCCGGTGGTCTCCAGGCCACGTATGATCGCCCACTGGACCGGCGCGGCGCCGCGTAGCTCGGGGAGGAGCGACGCATGGATGTTCAGCGAGCCGAGCGGAGGGGCGTCGAGGATCTCCCGCGGCAGGATCTGCCCGTACGCGACCACCACCGAGAGATCCGGTTCGAGCTCCCGGATCGTCGCGAGCAACTCCTCCCCGCGGGCACGTTCCGGCTGCAGAACCGGAATTCCCTCCTCC is a genomic window containing:
- the thiE gene encoding thiamine phosphate synthase, which encodes MAGKELPKLHVVTDDEVVARDDFLEVAHAILAAGAERVAFHLRAPRSGGRAVFRLAEVLASVAASTGSPLIVNDRADVAVAAGAAGVHLGARGLPPEDARRLLGPDRLLGASVHTAEEAHRAALAGADYLLAGTLYDTPSHPGRRGSGPDWLREAARGEIPVIGIGGVTLDRVPEVVRAGAWGVAVIRGVWNAEHPREAVRRFIEALY
- the thiS gene encoding sulfur carrier protein ThiS codes for the protein MTESIEVVLNGEEREVPSGVTVRGLLEHLDLKPEMVVVERNGDILRRDRYAEVPVEEGDVLELVHFVGGG
- a CDS encoding thiazole synthase, producing MATTTEFRSTAASLLDDRLVIAGRPLRSRLMVGTGKYRTNTEMVEAIAASGAEVVTVAVRRVDLDRTKEDGILYHLDPEKYLLLPNTAGCYTAEDAIRYARLARAAGFTDWVKLEVIGDPETLLPDVEATLVAARELVADGFTVLAYTNDDLITALRLEDAGCAAVMPLASPIGSGLGLINPYSVRMIKSRLQVPVIVDAGVGTASDAALTMEQGVDGILMNTAIAEADDPVMMGRAMGLATEAGRLAYLAGRMPRRERAVPSSPTRGMVG
- the fmt gene encoding methionyl-tRNA formyltransferase; protein product: MRILFWGTPEFALPALRALSDEGHEVVAVVTQPDRPAGRGRVLTPSPVKREAMEEGIPVLQPERARGEELLATIRELEPDLSVVVAYGQILPREILDAPPLGSLNIHASLLPELRGAAPVQWAIIRGLETTGVTIMKMDEGLDSGPIVHAVQEPIRPDESASELAMRLSEIGAEALVEALAMIDAGSAEMRPQEDERATYAPKIERETARLDWSLPAVELARWIRGLDSVPGAWSELNGTTVKLFSPRVEVHQGEPGLVLEADPEVGILVAAGEDAVRIREVQPAGKRRMSAGEWVIGRGIRAGDRLR